Genomic window (Musa acuminata AAA Group cultivar baxijiao chromosome BXJ1-9, Cavendish_Baxijiao_AAA, whole genome shotgun sequence):
GTagatttgtcaatgcatttagcttGATGTTGGCATGGATTTGAGCATTCTGGTATTTGACTTTTGGCAATCTAAAGAAAAAGGGAATAAAAGTGTTGTTTCTTATATATTTTGATTGGCATACCAGTTGAACAGCTTTTCCAATTACCAATGGCAGGAAGTCATATGGTTATGCTGCACACAGCCAATTCCATCTTGATGGGATAAGGTTTCAAATAGTTCCtttatgatacaaatagattgaaAACAATTACAAGACAATAATAGGTCAATACTTTACACCCAAACCTTCAATTGTTTAAGGATGCAAATTAGCAAGGTCAGATAGCACTTCAAAAAGTCTTCATAGACTTCTTGTACCCAAAAATAAAGTTGTATCAAACCAATTGAGCAGAAGAAAGTATATGTTCCTAATAATTTGAATCATGCAGATTAAAAATGTTTGGTATGGATATCAATATGGCAGTCAATTAAAATTCCAAATCATGTTCAATTTTGACATGGATGATAACAATGAGCTAAGCTTAGTTGTTGTTGTTCATACTGCACCGACGAAATGAGAAGGGAGGGGTTGGGTTTGACCAGCTTCACCACAGTCAATGGGGTGGGGTTGGGCTTAAAGCTGTGGGTGGGTGGACTTTTGAATGGCCTTGCTTTGGTGGTGTGGAGAGTTAGGAACGCGTCAAACTTTTAGTCCTCGCTTCATCGGTCTTCTCCCCTCTCTCGCCTCGCATCCCTTTGAAGCCCTCTCCTGACGCCGTCGCCAGTCGAAAGATCTCATCTTGGCCGACCGGTCGATCTAATTTAAGCCGCAATCCTCGCTCCTGACGGGTATGTTCTTGCTGTTTGGTGGTCCAAAGGTTGGAGCTTTTTGGTCTTTCCGATCGATTAATCGTTTTCCGACGCGGTTGTGACCTGATTCTTCCTTGTTTCGTGTTGTTTTGGCGTTTTATTCCTCTGTTCCTTGGTATTTTGCTCTTGGTTTGGTGAATTCGGTGTAAAGATGGTTCCTTTTCGATTTCAGAGTTTCTTGTTGCATTGGGGCTCCTGCTGCGGTCAAAATCGGATCAGATTTTGGGGTTCTTGGTGTGATgcgccatttaattccgctgattTATAGTTCACGTCTTGCTGTATGAGAAGAAAGAGGCGGAATTGAGTTAGTACAGAAAGGTTGGTACCATGGGGGTGTTTTGCTCGAAGATGGCTGTGGTAGATAGATCGCCTAGTGAGATCACCTTACAAAATGGATTTGGAGGCCAGTATGCGTTTCCTTATGAGACTCATGGGAAGGGGCAGGGCATTTACAAGACCTTGCCACAGGAAGAACCTAAGAAACAGTTAAGTGAAGATCCCTACCCGTTTGCAGCAATGGATGGCTTTGGGATCATTGAATCTGGTGCTGTGGAGCCGAAATTGTCCAGGGCTTCTTCACAGAAATCTAAAACCACTATGGAAAAGCCAACAGCCTCTGGAAAATCTGGGACAACCAAGGCAAGTATTTTCTTGCATTATAACCGAAAAGAAAAGGtcttttcttttgataattcTTTTGTTCGTGCTAGCACGTTAGGTTACATCATGTTAACTGGCATCGAATTAACATAATGCCCCATGTGTTTGTGTGCATTTGCCGTAGATGCTATTTATGGTCTATTTAGTGGGCAATCCAATCCCATTCTTATTCTGGTGCTGCTAAAAGTTTGTAAACAATGATTAATTATGGCCTCAAAATCCACCTAATGTTAATAACTAGTGTGCACGCAAGAATGTTTGGAAGCTATCAAATATCAACTTAAGAATCATGAAGAACTCATGCTATTTCATTTATGCTGATTATGGCATTGCCAAAGTCTATGTTCCTAGTGGTTGTGTTTTGACAAGTTTGTTCCTGCTTTCCATTGAAGAAGCTCTTACATAATAGAATATGTATAAACCGTCTTCTCGATGATCTTCTAGCGTAATAATAACATTTGTTTTGGTCTACTTAACCAATACAGAGACATTTCACAAGATGCaaccagattttttttttcttttcttataaatgAAACTGTTAAGAGGAAATTAATGAAACAACATAAGTTCAGGTCCTGTAACGTTGAGCAGAGAGAAATAAGGAATTCTCATCAGTTCATAGTTTCATGGATCAATTTCATTTCAGGGGGTTCttctgcttgaattttttttctcattaataATGCTTTACTTGAATTTTCGGAAAGTAATATGTATTCTTTGTGTGGGCCATTGTCATACATGATTACAATGGTAATGGCCAAATGAGAAACTAAAGCACCTAGGAGAGAAGCTAAATAACAAAAGAGTCATGGCACTGAATCATCAGCAAAAGGAAATAATACCTGTTGTGCACCAAGCTAGTCCCTATTGCCGGAACATGGCTAGTAAAAGATCAATGCCCTTTATATTTAGAAACTCATAAGTATCAAGTTAAGGTTGTACAAATTCTTCTCTCCTTTTGTTTCCAGCATTTCATGCCTTTGATGATGCACCCAGCCTCTGGTTTAGGATATCAGACCTGCATATATTACTTTCcttttgcatattagatcagtCTCATGTGCACAGTTTAGGAGTGAGTATTTTGCTAGAAGCCAACATTAGAATATATCTTTTAGGCCAAGGATTTTCCAAGAACAAGTGGCATACATTAATTTGGTAAAATATGAGAATGGAGAACAGTATGATTCATACCTGATGCAAACATAGTTACACAGTTAGCACATAGACAAAAACTAGAAGAGTTCATACTGATGAGAACATAGTTGCATGATGGCCACAGAGAGAAAGTGACTAGCTGGGAGAATTTTGTGGAGGAgattattttcaaacaaatttagtgagaaaaaaagataaagtatcaaCAAGGATATGATAACCTCTGTCAGTCTACTACAATATCTTAATTGTTTTTAGTTATAGAACAAGTTAGTAACAATATTCATTTTGTTAGTTCGTATACGATCCCCAACTCACCATGCTAATTATAGTAACTATACAGATAGATTGTTGACCTAGCGAAATACTTATTGTGACTGAAATGATGAACTATCTATACTTTTCCAAagtaaaaagaaaacaaatttggAACTCAAATTTCGCATTATATCCCGCCAGCAGCGGGGAAGGTCAAAGTTGCCTTTACAAGTAGGAAGGTGATATTTAACATTCAGTGACACAAATCTTTGGCGCTCAAATCATACCGGAGTAAGCAATCccatttcttgctcttcttaattATGTATGAAGTCCATGTTAATTCTAAAATTTTGATTTGTAGGTTGGTCAATCTGTGAAAGTTCTTGTTATGTATAATTTGTGAAAGTTGTTTGAACATCAATCAGAGATGGGTCATATTATGAACAAAAATAATATACACACTGTTGAAAAGGGGAAGGAATTAATTTTCTTCTAGTGGTCTAAGAGTTCTGCAATTTTTTCTGTGAGATTTAGAACTCGGCAGTTAGGCAGTTGGCATTTGCAACTGTTTTGAAGTAATATATGGAATATGAACATGTGTAGCATATGTAGTCGCTCATATAAATGCACATGACAGAATAATCTGAGATGCAGACCTCAAACAGCCGAGTCAGGGAAAGATTTTGTggtgtttttttcctttttgtcttTATTTTTAATGTGGTTTCTATGGTTGGTTGTTTTAGTGTATAATTTTACTGAAGTAGCTAAGATGTTTATGTGCTTGACTTATTCAATATTAATCTAATAGAATCAGGCATGATTTGACTACTACTTCAATAATTTCGTTTAAGCAAGGCCCATATGAACATTTTCTAAAGTGCTCTGGTTTAGATTCTCCTGCAAAGCATTGGTCATTGATGTTTTCCTTTTTGATTTGTTCCAGGTCTCAGAAGTGAGCTCACTCTTGGGCAGGGCTGGTACCGTTGGACTTGGGAAGGCAGTGAATATGTTGGACATAGTTGGTAGTAGCATGACAAATTTGAACTCTGGGAGTGGCTTTGTCTCAGGGGTCATATCAAAAGGCAACAAGATTTCTATTTTGGCTTTTGAGGTTGCCAACACAATAGTGAAAGGTTCTAATCTCATGCAGTCACTGTCGAGAAAAAATATAAAGCATTTGAAAGAAGTGGTGCTTCCTTCAGAAGGGGTGCAATGCTTAGTTTCTAAAGATATGCTTGAATTATTGAGAATAGCTGCTGCAGACAAAAGGTGAATGATAGACTTAAAACTGTTGCTATGTTAATTTCATAAGTATTTTTCATGAAAAAGAATCTTAGTATTGGTGCTACTCGATTATCATAACTTTAGTTATAAGGTCTTCAACGCATCTTAAAATAAACCTTTGTGTTTCTTGTGTCCATTCAACAGGGAAGAGTTGAAAGTATTTTCTGGGGAGATTATTCGATTTGGAAATCGCTGCAAAGATCCTCAATGGCACAACTTAGAACGCTACTTTGACAAGTAAAACTTGAACATGTCCACATTTGTACATTACTTGACTTTGTTTTATTAGTGTTGAAAAAATCatatttctgcttttcttttcaatTCCAGGTTGGAGTCTGATCTTACACCTCAGCAGAAGCTAAAGGAAACGGCATCAGAGGAAATGGAATACTTGATGACGTTGGTTCATTATACAGCTGTGAGTGCTCGGATATTTGGTAGTTAATGAATGCTGTGAGCCTGTGACTATATTGTTGCTAAAAGTTttgctaattatgaaattttaatgaCTAAATGTGCAATCTGAATTTGAGCTATCGAAAAATGATGATACTCTCGAAGAGTATGGTCAACCATTTAAAATTCACTTTTGATTAAGATGATCTTTAAACTACTGTTGCTGTGCCCTTGATGACATTTTGATGACATGTGCCTATTATGTTAACCATTATCTTTTAAGGAATTTGTTGCATATAATATCTGTtggtttccttctttttcttttccaaatgGCTGATGTTTCCATGATAACTATTCAGCATAATGTGGATTTTAAGTATCAATTGCACTGGAAGTGCATGTAATACTAGTATATCTGTTAGCACTCCATCAATAAGTGCTATACCCTTGTTTCAAAAGGTCAGCTGGATATTTTAATGGTTGTTTATTTAAGAGAAAAAGAAACTTTGCTATTTTGACAACAGTGCCAGATCTTCTGTATGGCAGTTTTAGGGATCTTTTCTTGCTTGTTAAACACTACGTACTGTTTTTAACTGTAGTCCAACTTATTGTTGCGTAATTATTGATTTTTCTGCCTCGTAGGAGCTTTACCACGAGTTACATGCCTTGGATAAATATGAGCAAGATTACAGGCGGAAACTCCAAGAGGAGAAGAATTTGGTTGCAGCTCAAAGAGGTACATTTTTCTAGTACATCAAATTTTGTGGCACTTCATCATTGTGCATGGTTTTATTATGTCAAAATCAGCTTGTCTACAAACTACTTTTTTCTGCTTATGTTTAAAATGATGTGGAGATTGCTACAGCATGTTATCATCAACATTTTGTTCATGGTGAAAATTGTGACTTAATTTACTTTACCTCAGTAGGGTCAGTATGTATGTTGCTCATGTAGTTTCTGCGACTCATTTGTGACCTTACATGCCTCTCTTTACATCCAGGGGACAATCTACAAATACTACGACAAGAGCTGAAGAGCCAACAAAAGCATGTTAAAAACTTAAAGAAAAAATCACTTTGGACACGGAATTTGGAAGAGGTAAGCAGGTGGTACTGATTTACATGTGACTGTTGGGAGTATTTAATCATCATTGTCCATGAATCACCACCTTCAAGCCATGATTCTGCATTATATATCCAATGGTGTGATAAACCC
Coding sequences:
- the LOC103997435 gene encoding protein PSK SIMULATOR 1 — encoded protein: MGVFCSKMAVVDRSPSEITLQNGFGGQYAFPYETHGKGQGIYKTLPQEEPKKQLSEDPYPFAAMDGFGIIESGAVEPKLSRASSQKSKTTMEKPTASGKSGTTKVSEVSSLLGRAGTVGLGKAVNMLDIVGSSMTNLNSGSGFVSGVISKGNKISILAFEVANTIVKGSNLMQSLSRKNIKHLKEVVLPSEGVQCLVSKDMLELLRIAAADKREELKVFSGEIIRFGNRCKDPQWHNLERYFDKLESDLTPQQKLKETASEEMEYLMTLVHYTAELYHELHALDKYEQDYRRKLQEEKNLVAAQRGDNLQILRQELKSQQKHVKNLKKKSLWTRNLEEVMMKLVDIVHFLHLQIHHAFGSADGDKPVEGSISGQQRLGPTGLALHYANIIIQVDTLVSRSISVPPNNRDALYQGLPPGIKSALRSKLQSFQVKEELTVPQIKAEMEKTLQWLVPIANNTTRVHHGFGWVGEWANTGIEMNRRLPGHTDLIKIETLHHADKDKTDAYILDLVLWLHHLITHSRPGNTALRSPNKSPIRSPKKKRSPVSSPMNKSASPSSKLTPEEQKMLRDVDFRRRTLGRSKSQEFEIGGARLRKDDRLSKSSSHCPRNEISKEFSLMRRQSVAPVIDFDIDRIKVLDIIDRVDSLSNL